The Thermus tengchongensis DNA window TTCGCACCGGGGCCCCCTTGCGCATGCTCCCCCACGACTTCCCCCCCCTGGGAGGTGGTCTACGCAAAGACCCAGAGGTGGCTCAAGGCGGGGATGTTCCAGGCCCTGATCCACGACCTGCGGATCCTCCTGCGCACCCTGGAGGGGAGGGAGCCCGACCCCTCAGCGGTGGCTCTGGACAGTCGCACCTTGCCGGCCACACCGGAGAGCGGGCACCGGGCGGGGTACGACGGGGCGAAGCGGCGGCGGGGGAGCAGGGTGCACATGGCGGTGGATACCCTGGGGCACTTGCTGGCCCTGGTGGTGACCCCGGCGGACGTGGGGGACCGGGAGGAGGTGGGGCGGCTGGGGCGGGAGGTGCAGGAGGCGATGGGGGAGCGGGTGGAGGTGGCCTTTGTGGACCAGGGGTACACGGGGGAGAGGGCGGCGGAGGCGGCGAGGGGGGAAGGGATGGAGCTGGTGGTGGTGAAGCTACCGGAGGCGAGGCGGGGTTTTGTGCTGTTACCGCGGCGGTGGGTGGTGGAGAGGTCGTTTGCTTGGCTGACGCGGTTTCGGCGGTTGGTGCGGGACTATGAGCGGTTACCCGAGACGGTGGCGGGGCTGCACTTCTTGGCTTTTGCCATGCTCCTCCTGAAGAAGTTTGTGGACTTGCTGGGCAAAGTCATCAACACGCTCTAGAGCCCGGATCCTCGCCCGCATCCGCAAGGCCCTGAAGGAGCGGCCCAAGGCCCTCCTGCCCGAACACCCCCACCTGCGCCTTGGGGAAGACCCCCTGGACCTCTTCCTCAGGCGCCTCGCGGAAAACGGGGCCGAGGGCCACCTCCTGGACGGGGAAGGGGTGGTGGGGCTCCTGAAGGAGCTGGCCCAAGGCCTCCCCGGGGCGGCCTACGGCAAGGGGGTACCCCCTTCCTTCCGCCTTTTCCCGGAGCTGCCCCCGGAGGCGGCACCCCTGGGGGTTTCCTGGGCGCTGTTCGCCGTGGCCGAAACCGGCACCCTGGCCCTCTCCTCCGCGGACGGGCGAAAGGCCCAGCTCCTTCCCCCCACCCACCTGGTCCTGGTGGAGCGGGCGCGGGTCTACCCCACCTTGCTGGAAGCCTTCCTGGACCTGAAGGTCCTTCCCAGCGCCCTGGGCCTCTACTCCGGCCCCTCCAAGAGCGCGGACATCGGCCAGGTGATGGTGAAGGGGGTCCACGGGCCCGGCCGGCTGGTGGTGGCAGTTCTATGAGGATCGGAAAGATGCCCGGTATGCGCTTGCTTAGTAAATCACCCCAGGAGGCCCTGGAGATGGGCCTCTGTAGATCGGTAAGAGAGGCCGTAGAAGGTGCAGAAGAGTGAGGAGGGCCATGTAGAGGGCGTGGCCCTAGCACCAGGGCCTGCCGGGGCGGCCCTTGAAGGGTGGGGCCACCTCATGGACCACGTATCCGCACGCAAAGGTTACCTCAAAACTTGCACCTCCCGAATACCCTGCATAAACACCCCCTTCCCCCCGCAGGCGGGGGCCAAAGACCCAAAGCTCCCAGCTCGGCCATGAGGACCCGCAAGACCACCTCCGGCAGCAGCAGGCGCGCCGCCTCCCGCCCAGCCTCCCGCCAGGAAAGCACTCCTTCCCCAGGAGCCAGCCTCACCCAGTGGGCCAGCAGGTAAGCCAGGAAGGACAACACCAGAAACCGATGCACCCCCAAGGCCGTCCGCTGCCCAAAACGCCCCAGGGAAAACTCCCCCTTCATGGTCCGGAAAAAGTGCTCGATGGTAAACCGCCACCGCCCCCACACCAGCACAGTCCGTGGCCCCGCGGGAAAGGTGGCCACCACGTACCGCCACTCCCACCCTCCCCCGGGTAAGGGATAGCGGTACCTGCTCACCCACACGGGAAAGGGAAGTCCCCGCAGATGCACCCGGCTCCCCTGCCGTCTGAGCCCAAAGAGGGGAAGCCCCTCCCCCGTCTTCTTTGGGGCCCCTACCCCAAATGAACTCCCGGTCCCGCCGCATCCCCACCACCCCTTCCAGACCCAACCCCCGCACCCCCACAAGAAACCGGGCGGTGCCGAAGGCAGCATCGGCCACCACCCGAAGGTGGAAGGACTTGCGCATCCAGGGGGGCAGGGAGGCCAGAAGACGCAGGGCAAGGAGGGAAAGCGTCTTCTCTCCCTTCCCCCGCCACACCCGGTAGGCCCAGGGGATGCGCAGGTCCCCCAGGACCAGATAGAGTACCACCAGGTGGAGCCCCCACTTGCCGTGGAAAAAGGAGAGGGGCAAGGCGGGGAAGAGGCCCCGCTTCTCCAGGGTGACCAGGTCCAGGACCACCAGGAGCCTGGGCTTGGGCCCCCGCCTGGGCCTGGCCCGGTGCAGGGCCTCTTGGGCTTCCTGACGGGCCAGGCGGATGAGGGTGCGGGTGGGCCAGGGGTAGCGGTTGAGGAAGCGGGAGAGGGCGGTTGCTTTGCCCGTAGGGCAAACAGATTTGCGTAAGCAAGAAGGGGACTTGGTCTTGCTGTGCTGGGGCCTGGCTTTGCCGTGGCCGGTGAGAAGGAGGAGAAGAAGCGCTTTGAGGGATTCGCGGAGGTGGGGGGTTGGCAGGAGGGCCAGGAGGGTCCAGAGTAGAGCTTGGGCCGTCTGGTGCATGGCACCCTTCATCCGAAGGGAACCGGGCGGCCCTTTTCATACCCTTTTTTGTAGTATCCTTCTTCCATGCCTCAGGTAGCCCGTCACCTGACCCTGAGGGAACTGGAGCGCAGGTACAAAAAGGCCAAGGACCCGGTGGAAAAGACCCGCTTCCAAGCCGTCTACCACGCGGCCAAGGGCCTCTCCGCCAGGGAGATCGCCCGCATCACCCTGCAGACTCCCCGCCCTTACACGCCACCGTGCGCCGGTACAACCTCCAAGGCCCCGAGGCCCTGCGGGATGGGCGGCACAACAACCCCGGAGCCCGGCCCAAGCTCACCCCGGAGGAGACCCTGAGGGTGCTGCAGGCCCTGGAGGGTCCCCCTCCCGACGGCGGCCTGTGGACGGGGCCCAAGCTGCAGCGGTGGGTGGCGGAACATTTGGGGAAGCGGCTTTCCCTCGTCACGAGCGGAGCTCGTATCTTGACCCCCATCTACCGCCTACTCCAC harbors:
- a CDS encoding LutC/YkgG family protein, translated to MWTCWAKSSTRSRARILARIRKALKERPKALLPEHPHLRLGEDPLDLFLRRLAENGAEGHLLDGEGVVGLLKELAQGLPGAAYGKGVPPSFRLFPELPPEAAPLGVSWALFAVAETGTLALSSADGRKAQLLPPTHLVLVERARVYPTLLEAFLDLKVLPSALGLYSGPSKSADIGQVMVKGVHGPGRLVVAVL
- a CDS encoding winged helix-turn-helix domain-containing protein codes for the protein MRRYNLQGPEALRDGRHNNPGARPKLTPEETLRVLQALEGPPPDGGLWTGPKLQRWVAEHLGKRLSLVTSGARILTPIYRLLHEAGFALRVPRPVHRKAEREAQEAFKKTPPRGGGGPGSGAKGKGICLR